ATCTCATGGGGAAGTTTACAAATGCCAAAGCTGACAATAAGTAACGTGACCATACGTGACAGTCGCCTTTCTCTGTGAGAGTAACTGTCTGCAAAAAATCTCTGTGTAAAATACCACGTAACAATATACACTATACCAATCACAAGGAGTGGTAGAGCGTAAGAGAAGGCTACCTTCAAATAGTTGTTTCTTTCAGTCTCTGCATTTAAAGTGGCGCTCCGCAGACACCCATAATTGTCATCTTTCACAATGGCCTTTGCATTTGGGATATTTGCAAGCATTGTAAGGACCCAGATGACAAGACTACTAATGAATGCATGAATGACATACGATTTAGAATAATGGGCACGATCTGTGAGCATAATGCAGCGAATGATGCTGAGTGCTACAAGATGACAGGATGCAACATAGGTACATGTTTCTACGAGGTAGAAAATTGACTGGCACCATTCTGATGTGAACACGTCACCCTTGTGTGTCAATCGGATCACATTCTGTAGAATCTCCGGGGTGATTTTCAGGAGATCTGCCACGGATAATCCACCAATCATCACATAAAGATGAATTTTTGGATATTTGAAAAAGATCAAAGTCCGAATCACCAGCATGTTTCCCACAATGCACACCACTCCAATGAGACTCAAGAGGACACATTTTATCAGCACTTCAACGTTAATCTCCAACCCTGTGTCGTTTTCTTCCACCTCATCCATCATGTTGGTCCAGTCTCATCACATTATCTGCAACAAAATCATAATTACCATTATTGAAAAGATAATCTACATCCTGATAGCTATCATGTTACACCTGTATCTCTACATGGTAAAATAGTGACAGAATAGCACTACAGATATCTATAACCACTTCTTGGGTATATCCTATGGGAGAGATTAAGTGTTCACATTGTTAAGTGGTGACAAGAATTGATGACTGGATCAGGGATGAAGGGCACATTGAAAAgttatctgatgatggtggccATGGACtaacaatacaatacagtaaCTGGGGTGAAGTGAACTTAGATTAGAGAAAAGAcccattttcagattttttttccaaGACAGATAATGTAGATTATTCCTATCCATATTCTCTGACAAACATTAGCTTA
The sequence above is drawn from the Pecten maximus chromosome 9, xPecMax1.1, whole genome shotgun sequence genome and encodes:
- the LOC117335117 gene encoding galanin receptor type 2-like, which produces MMDEVEENDTGLEINVEVLIKCVLLSLIGVVCIVGNMLVIRTLIFFKYPKIHLYVMIGGLSVADLLKITPEILQNVIRLTHKGDVFTSEWCQSIFYLVETCTYVASCHLVALSIIRCIMLTDRAHYSKSYVIHAFISSLVIWVLTMLANIPNAKAIVKDDNYGCLRSATLNAETERNNYLKVAFSYALPLLVIGIVYIVTWYFTQRFFADSYSHRERRLSRMVTLLIVSFGICKLPHEIVSFIVFYQTRAVQTSFSNVKLDLDLSLNSTDFGSDDMLSNYPTNGLDNYHLWGNIYEYCDILAVLDLALRPFFYAKLSYYFSKSFDEVINCTSCRNNNNASCSDIHQSREGAVRMGSQSGPSLTPLTVEREESPDDQCDEIINIDEN